Proteins from one Streptosporangium becharense genomic window:
- a CDS encoding ABC transporter permease: MAATPPPVPLPAGDGALPDPASPKRAPSGRMGAGRARGAFVLRHLLRFALSLAALLVASFAMIHLIPGDPVRASLGPSAPAEVIAARRALLGLDQPIPAQLAAYVRDVLSGEFGTSLLSGEPVGEIIAARLPNTLALALLATVVALLVAVPLGMWAGVRTENGRNRGTEAAFTSATGAAVAVPEFLYAIALVTVFAIGLGWFPPAGRGGPESYVLPVLALAVAPAAMIARISRVETLRELGTDYVRLARAKRLPAARLYLRHVLPNTLTATLTLGGLLLTGLIAGSVLVEYVFAWPGLGLRIVESITQKDYPVAQGVILVYGAIVLAVNLLVDVLLGVLDPTSALKES; encoded by the coding sequence GTGGCCGCAACCCCCCCGCCCGTGCCCCTCCCGGCCGGCGACGGCGCGCTCCCGGACCCGGCGTCCCCGAAGCGGGCCCCGTCCGGCCGGATGGGCGCCGGTCGTGCCCGCGGCGCGTTCGTGCTGCGGCACCTCCTGCGGTTCGCGCTCTCGCTGGCCGCGCTGCTCGTCGCGTCGTTCGCCATGATCCACCTGATCCCGGGCGACCCGGTCCGCGCCTCGCTCGGCCCCTCCGCGCCGGCCGAGGTGATCGCCGCCAGGCGCGCGCTGCTCGGGCTGGACCAGCCGATCCCGGCGCAGCTGGCCGCCTACGTCCGCGATGTGCTGAGCGGGGAGTTCGGCACGTCGCTGCTCAGCGGGGAACCGGTCGGTGAGATCATCGCCGCCCGGCTGCCCAACACCCTCGCCCTCGCCCTGCTCGCGACCGTCGTGGCCCTGCTCGTCGCGGTGCCGCTCGGCATGTGGGCGGGGGTCCGCACCGAGAACGGCCGCAACCGGGGCACCGAGGCGGCCTTCACCTCGGCGACCGGCGCGGCCGTCGCCGTGCCCGAGTTCCTCTACGCGATCGCCCTGGTGACCGTGTTCGCGATCGGGCTCGGCTGGTTCCCGCCCGCTGGCAGGGGCGGACCCGAGTCGTACGTGCTGCCGGTCCTCGCCCTGGCCGTCGCCCCGGCGGCGATGATCGCCCGGATCTCCCGGGTGGAGACGCTGCGCGAACTGGGCACCGACTATGTGCGGCTGGCCCGCGCCAAGCGGCTGCCCGCCGCCCGGCTGTACCTGCGGCACGTCCTGCCCAACACGCTCACCGCGACCCTCACCCTGGGCGGGCTGCTGCTCACCGGCCTGATCGCCGGGAGCGTGCTGGTCGAGTACGTCTTCGCCTGGCCGGGGCTCGGCCTGCGGATCGTGGAGTCGATCACCCAGAAGGACTACCCGGTCGCCCAGGGCGTGATCCTCGTCTACGGCGCGATCGTGCTGGCGGTGAACCTCCTCGTCGACGTGCTGCTCGGCGTGCTCGACCCCACGTCCGCCCTGAAGGAGAGCTGA
- a CDS encoding dipeptide/oligopeptide/nickel ABC transporter permease/ATP-binding protein, with amino-acid sequence MRHALRTPAGLAGTALVTLMVVLAVAGPPIWGTEAERIDSAAILQGASAAHPLGTDNLGRDILARVLVAGRLSLTLALLATLIGAVAGTVLGALPSVLPRRAGRLVTGAVNALVAFPGLLLAMFTAVVAGLGARGAVLGIGAAIAPGFARLTQTLAASVSAADYVSAARMLGVPRRLIMTRHVLPNIAEPLILNLAQALGGALLGLAGLSFLGLGVQPPSFDWGRLLFDGFSRIYATPAVALGPAVAVALAGIGFNLLGDALARAASRTAAPMGKTDRRAVPASRELGEPDPEAVLEVRDLTVAFPGGATPVRGVSLTVAPGEIVGLVGESGSGKSLTASAIGGLVPYPGEVTAARLRLCGTDLDGLPEQERRKLLGTSLAMVFQDPMASLNPALRIGGQLAEVATVHRGASRAEARTRAVDRLGHVHIPEPERRAGQHPHELSGGMRQRVVIAMGLMGTPRLIIADEPTTALDVTVQRQILRLLREVTDETGAATLFISHDIAVVGELCHRVVVMYAGRVVEELPVGKLATGAAHPYTRALIASLPDMDTDRSLPLAGIAGHQPSPAEVGAGCAFADRCALATGRCAELPPLVPHGTGHRVACWETS; translated from the coding sequence ATGCGGCACGCGTTGCGGACCCCCGCCGGGCTGGCCGGGACCGCGCTGGTCACCCTCATGGTGGTGCTGGCGGTCGCCGGGCCGCCGATCTGGGGCACCGAGGCCGAGCGCATCGACTCCGCGGCCATCCTCCAGGGAGCCTCGGCCGCGCACCCGCTCGGCACCGACAACCTGGGCCGGGACATCCTCGCCCGGGTACTGGTCGCCGGCCGGCTCTCCCTCACGCTGGCCCTGCTGGCCACGCTCATCGGCGCCGTCGCCGGGACCGTGCTCGGCGCGCTCCCCTCGGTGCTGCCCCGCCGCGCCGGGCGGCTGGTCACCGGCGCGGTGAACGCGTTGGTCGCCTTCCCCGGCCTGCTGCTGGCCATGTTCACCGCGGTGGTCGCGGGACTCGGCGCGCGCGGGGCCGTGCTGGGCATCGGCGCGGCGATCGCCCCGGGCTTCGCCCGGCTCACTCAGACGCTCGCCGCCTCGGTGTCCGCGGCCGACTACGTGTCGGCCGCCCGCATGCTCGGGGTCCCCCGGCGGCTGATCATGACCCGGCACGTCCTGCCCAACATCGCCGAGCCGCTGATCCTCAACCTGGCCCAGGCGCTGGGCGGCGCGCTGCTCGGGCTGGCCGGCCTCTCCTTCCTCGGCCTGGGGGTGCAGCCGCCCTCGTTCGACTGGGGGCGGCTGCTCTTCGACGGTTTCAGCCGCATCTACGCCACCCCGGCCGTCGCGCTGGGACCCGCCGTCGCGGTGGCGCTCGCGGGCATCGGGTTCAACCTCCTCGGAGACGCCCTGGCCCGCGCCGCGTCGCGGACCGCCGCACCGATGGGGAAGACCGACCGGCGGGCCGTTCCCGCGTCCCGCGAACTCGGCGAGCCCGACCCGGAGGCGGTCCTGGAGGTGCGGGACCTCACCGTCGCCTTCCCCGGCGGGGCGACGCCGGTGCGCGGGGTGTCGCTGACCGTCGCCCCCGGCGAGATCGTCGGCCTGGTCGGGGAGTCGGGCAGCGGCAAGAGCCTGACCGCCTCCGCGATCGGCGGCCTGGTGCCCTACCCGGGGGAGGTGACCGCGGCCCGGCTGCGGTTGTGCGGCACCGACCTGGACGGGCTGCCGGAGCAGGAGCGGCGCAAGCTGCTCGGCACGTCGCTGGCGATGGTCTTCCAGGACCCGATGGCCTCGCTCAACCCGGCGCTCAGAATCGGCGGGCAGCTCGCGGAGGTGGCGACCGTGCACCGCGGCGCGAGCCGCGCCGAGGCGCGGACCAGGGCCGTCGACCGGCTGGGACACGTGCACATCCCCGAGCCGGAGAGGCGTGCCGGGCAACACCCGCACGAGCTGTCCGGCGGCATGCGGCAGCGCGTGGTGATCGCGATGGGCCTGATGGGCACGCCACGCCTGATCATCGCCGACGAGCCGACCACCGCCCTCGACGTGACCGTGCAGCGGCAGATCCTGCGTCTGCTGCGCGAGGTGACCGACGAGACCGGCGCGGCGACCCTGTTCATCTCCCACGACATCGCCGTGGTCGGCGAGCTGTGCCACCGGGTCGTGGTGATGTACGCGGGCCGGGTGGTCGAGGAGCTGCCGGTCGGGAAGCTGGCCACCGGCGCCGCGCACCCCTACACCCGCGCGCTGATCGCCTCGCTGCCCGACATGGACACCGACCGGTCCCTTCCGCTGGCCGGCATCGCCGGCCATCAGCCCTCACCCGCCGAGGTCGGCGCCGGCTGCGCCTTCGCGGACCGCTGCGCGTTGGCCACCGGCCGCTGCGCCGAGCTGCCGCCCCTCGTCCCGCACGGCACGGGGCACCGCGTCGCCTGCTGGGAGACATCATGA